A DNA window from Myxococcales bacterium contains the following coding sequences:
- a CDS encoding DUF58 domain-containing protein: protein MLPAELAREVKRIQFVTGRQVANVMAGAYLSVFKGRGMDFEEVREYVPGDEVRAIDWNVTARTGEPHVKRYVEERELTVMLLCDVSHSQDFGSGARSKLEAAVELCALLALSAVESGDKVGLLLFHGGADVFIPPRKGDKHALRIIREVFARGREVPGSASPRWRPTELPRRVWGWFRGLRDVTARSPRRSTSIGAALEFCRKVLPRRAVVFLVSDFLDDGYLDVLRHANRKHDVVAALVTDPREQAFVPAGLVTLEDAETGATRLVDTRSDAYRRQVADVARSRRARLEDTLRASGVDLLHIDAGGSVVDPLLRFFRERQRRLGR from the coding sequence ATGTTGCCTGCTGAGCTCGCCCGCGAGGTCAAGCGCATCCAGTTCGTGACCGGCCGCCAGGTCGCGAACGTCATGGCCGGGGCCTATCTCTCGGTCTTCAAGGGCCGCGGCATGGACTTCGAGGAGGTGCGCGAGTACGTGCCCGGCGACGAGGTGCGCGCGATCGACTGGAACGTCACCGCGCGCACCGGCGAGCCCCACGTCAAGCGCTACGTCGAGGAGCGCGAGCTGACGGTCATGCTCCTGTGCGACGTCAGCCACTCGCAGGACTTCGGCTCGGGCGCGCGCTCGAAGCTCGAGGCCGCGGTCGAGCTGTGCGCGCTGCTGGCGCTGTCGGCGGTCGAGAGCGGCGACAAGGTCGGCCTGCTCCTGTTCCACGGCGGCGCCGACGTGTTCATCCCGCCGCGCAAGGGCGACAAGCACGCGCTGCGGATCATCCGCGAGGTGTTCGCGCGCGGCCGCGAGGTGCCGGGCTCGGCGTCGCCGCGCTGGCGCCCGACCGAGCTGCCGCGCCGGGTCTGGGGCTGGTTCCGCGGGCTGCGCGACGTCACCGCCCGCTCGCCGCGGCGGTCGACCTCGATCGGCGCCGCGCTGGAGTTCTGCCGCAAGGTGCTGCCGCGGCGCGCGGTGGTGTTCCTGGTGTCGGACTTCCTCGACGACGGCTACCTCGACGTGCTCCGCCACGCCAACCGCAAGCACGACGTGGTCGCGGCGCTGGTGACCGATCCGCGCGAGCAGGCGTTCGTGCCGGCCGGGCTGGTCACGCTCGAGGACGCCGAGACGGGCGCGACCCGGCTGGTCGACACCCGGTCCGACGCCTACCGGCGGCAGGTCGCCGACGTGGCCCGGTCGCGGCGGGCCCGGCTCGAGGACACCCTCCGCGCCAGCGGCGTCGATCTGCTGCACATCGACGCCGGCGGCTCGGTCGTCGATCCGCTGCTGCGGTTCTTCCGCGAGCGCCAGCGGAGGCTCGGGCGATGA
- a CDS encoding AAA family ATPase has product MSDRLSEEVARFQSRFTALKAEVSKVLVGQDDMLQRLLLGLLAGGHVLLEGVPGLAKTLVVRTLAEALDGTFSRIQFTPDMLPGDVVGTQIYNPREGTYSVKKGPVFGNFVLADEINRAPAKVQSALLEAMQERQVTLGEHTFKLAEPFLVLATQNPIEQEGTYPLPEAQLDRFMLKVKVGYPTKDDEVKILDRYAGAGGEPTVGKVMTCDEILAARDVARQVFVDDKVKRYAVELTAATRDPRGANLPHLAPLLDNGASVRGSIALIKVAKAAALLGGRTYVSPHDVKSIAVDVLRHRILPSYEAEAQGKTADHLIAQILENVAVP; this is encoded by the coding sequence ATGTCCGATCGTCTCAGCGAAGAGGTCGCGCGTTTCCAGAGCCGGTTCACGGCGCTCAAGGCCGAGGTCAGCAAGGTGCTGGTGGGGCAGGACGACATGCTGCAGCGCCTGCTCCTGGGGCTGCTCGCCGGCGGTCACGTGTTGCTCGAGGGCGTGCCCGGCCTGGCCAAGACCCTGGTCGTGCGCACCCTGGCCGAGGCCCTCGACGGCACCTTCTCCCGCATCCAGTTCACGCCCGACATGCTGCCGGGCGACGTCGTCGGCACCCAGATCTACAACCCGCGCGAGGGCACGTACTCGGTCAAGAAGGGGCCGGTGTTCGGCAACTTCGTCCTGGCCGACGAGATCAACCGCGCGCCGGCCAAGGTCCAGTCGGCCTTGCTCGAGGCGATGCAGGAGCGCCAGGTCACGCTGGGCGAGCACACCTTCAAGCTGGCCGAGCCGTTCCTGGTGCTCGCGACGCAGAACCCGATCGAGCAGGAGGGCACGTACCCGCTGCCCGAGGCCCAGCTCGATCGCTTCATGCTCAAGGTCAAGGTCGGCTATCCGACCAAGGACGACGAGGTCAAGATCCTCGACCGCTACGCCGGCGCCGGCGGCGAGCCGACCGTCGGCAAGGTCATGACCTGCGACGAGATCCTCGCCGCCCGCGACGTGGCCCGGCAGGTGTTCGTCGACGACAAGGTCAAGCGCTACGCGGTCGAGCTGACCGCGGCCACGCGCGATCCGCGCGGCGCCAACCTGCCGCACCTGGCGCCGCTGCTCGACAACGGCGCGTCGGTGCGCGGGTCGATCGCGCTGATCAAGGTCGCCAAGGCCGCGGCGCTGCTCGGCGGCCGCACCTACGTCAGCCCCCACGACGTCAAGTCGATCGCCGTCGACGTCCTGCGCCACCGCATCCTGCCCAGCTACGAGGCCGAGGCCCAGGGCAAGACCGCCGATCACCTGATCGCGCAGATCCTCGAGAACGTCGCCGTCCCGTGA
- a CDS encoding protein kinase gives MDLGLIGATIANRYELIQRIGHGGMGDVYRAHDRELDEAIALKVVRDEVARVPGVLERFRAEVKLARRVTHRNVARTYELGVTDELAYFTMELVEGESLEERLGAGPLTPAGAIAGAAELCDALAAAHAAGVIHRDLKPANVMLAPDGRVVLTDFGVAALATAAEDGSSGTPLYMAPEQARGEPPTPLVDVYALGLVLYEMVIGAPAFAGDLGTTLDAKQDPDHRPPALSAIEPGLAAIIARAVAFDPRARWPGVDALRAALVPARAAASAPMPASAPDDLGLPTVLVAPPAAPAAVAHRVSGFHLELLRRLSRRGHMRLARRTHGDVGGRGARVVVTGGDHAIVTIALTGRREAVTLSIPLDVDALVEGAELTSRLIAAAVGAGPERGDDEPPITATARELLWRAQAGLRREGDARALVRADFAAALAAAPGDARIMAGLAMCEVRAAFFAATPQPGALGVAAARATAAAAAAPHLAETQIASGHLRLHQGDATAAAVHFRAAIARAPYLPEAHEWLGRMLLEAGYLVDGMARLADVLEMEPGLEAPRWDLARAYALEQRWGEHDRVMDELRAVTGDPVGRVGVRLRFAGWRGRPDEVAAIRREMGGATLPPMFERALADAIGDAVAGGPWAPVRAQVLASLSANGGDSARRRALIAQLVAEFAGGVGELATAVAMVELAIDHGLFDRHWLERCPPLAGLRAHPAYPALHARVAARADAVLDALYGDHGHRATADTLLVSAASR, from the coding sequence GTGGATCTCGGGTTGATCGGCGCCACCATCGCCAACCGGTACGAGCTGATCCAGCGGATCGGCCACGGCGGCATGGGCGACGTCTACCGCGCGCACGATCGCGAGCTCGACGAGGCCATCGCGCTCAAGGTCGTGCGCGACGAGGTGGCCCGGGTGCCGGGCGTGCTCGAGCGGTTCCGGGCCGAGGTCAAGCTGGCGCGGCGGGTGACCCACCGGAACGTGGCGCGGACCTACGAGCTCGGCGTCACCGACGAGCTGGCGTACTTCACGATGGAGCTGGTCGAGGGCGAGTCGCTCGAGGAGCGGCTCGGGGCCGGACCGCTGACCCCGGCTGGGGCGATCGCGGGCGCGGCCGAGCTGTGCGACGCGCTGGCGGCGGCCCACGCGGCCGGCGTGATCCACCGCGACCTCAAGCCGGCCAACGTGATGCTGGCGCCCGACGGCCGCGTGGTGCTGACCGATTTCGGCGTGGCCGCGCTCGCGACCGCGGCCGAGGACGGCTCGAGCGGCACGCCGCTGTACATGGCGCCGGAGCAGGCCCGCGGCGAGCCGCCGACGCCGCTGGTCGACGTCTACGCGCTCGGGCTGGTGCTGTACGAGATGGTGATCGGCGCGCCCGCCTTCGCCGGTGATCTCGGCACCACCCTCGACGCCAAGCAGGACCCCGACCACCGCCCGCCGGCGCTGTCCGCGATCGAGCCGGGGCTGGCGGCGATCATCGCGCGCGCCGTCGCGTTCGATCCGCGCGCGCGCTGGCCCGGCGTCGACGCGCTGCGGGCGGCGCTGGTCCCGGCCCGCGCGGCGGCCTCGGCGCCGATGCCGGCGAGCGCGCCCGACGATCTGGGCCTGCCGACGGTGCTGGTCGCGCCGCCGGCGGCGCCCGCGGCGGTCGCGCATCGGGTCAGCGGGTTCCACCTCGAGCTGCTGCGGCGGCTGTCGCGGCGCGGGCACATGCGCCTCGCGCGCCGCACCCACGGCGACGTCGGCGGCCGCGGCGCCCGGGTCGTCGTCACCGGCGGCGACCACGCGATCGTGACGATCGCGCTGACCGGTCGGCGCGAGGCGGTGACGCTGTCGATCCCGCTCGACGTCGACGCGCTGGTCGAGGGCGCCGAGCTGACCAGCCGGCTGATCGCGGCGGCGGTCGGCGCCGGGCCGGAGCGCGGCGACGACGAGCCGCCGATCACGGCGACGGCGCGCGAGCTGTTGTGGCGGGCCCAGGCCGGGCTGCGGCGCGAGGGCGACGCGCGCGCCCTGGTCCGCGCCGACTTCGCCGCGGCCCTGGCGGCGGCGCCGGGCGACGCGCGCATCATGGCCGGCCTGGCGATGTGCGAGGTCCGCGCGGCGTTCTTCGCCGCGACCCCGCAGCCGGGCGCGCTGGGCGTGGCCGCGGCCCGCGCGACCGCGGCGGCGGCGGCGGCGCCGCACCTGGCCGAGACCCAGATCGCCAGCGGCCACCTGCGGCTGCACCAGGGCGACGCGACCGCGGCCGCGGTCCACTTCCGCGCCGCGATCGCGCGGGCGCCGTACCTGCCCGAGGCCCACGAGTGGCTGGGGCGGATGCTGCTCGAGGCCGGCTACCTGGTCGACGGCATGGCCCGGCTCGCCGACGTGCTCGAGATGGAGCCCGGCCTCGAGGCGCCGCGCTGGGATCTGGCCCGGGCCTACGCGCTCGAGCAGCGCTGGGGCGAGCACGACCGGGTCATGGACGAGCTGCGCGCCGTCACCGGCGATCCGGTCGGGCGCGTGGGCGTGCGCCTGCGCTTCGCCGGCTGGCGCGGGCGCCCCGACGAGGTCGCGGCGATCCGGCGCGAGATGGGCGGGGCGACGCTGCCGCCGATGTTCGAGCGCGCGCTGGCCGACGCCATCGGTGACGCCGTCGCGGGCGGGCCGTGGGCCCCGGTCCGCGCCCAGGTCCTGGCGAGCCTGTCGGCGAACGGCGGCGACAGCGCTCGGCGGCGCGCGCTGATCGCGCAGCTCGTCGCCGAGTTCGCCGGCGGCGTCGGCGAGCTCGCCACCGCGGTCGCGATGGTCGAGCTCGCGATCGACCACGGCCTGTTCGATCGCCACTGGCTCGAGCGGTGCCCGCCGCTGGCCGGGCTCCGGGCCCACCCGGCGTACCCGGCGCTGCACGCGCGCGTGGCCGCGCGCGCCGACGCGGTGCTCGACGCGCTCTACGGGGATCACGGTCACCGCGCGACCGCCGACACGCTGCTGGTCAGCGCCGCGTCGCGCTGA
- a CDS encoding VWA domain-containing protein, with the protein MTLFGIELAHPWYLLAALAIAPVVLLSRHAAGRVQFSSLAALPHGATWRTSLAWLPDALYGLAVLALALALAGPQRYDGQHRIKRRGIAVMMVVDHSGSMQALDLSDQDHEQTRLDAVKRVFEQFVLGGGGLGGRPDDAIGLIAFARYADTLSPLTLDHANLATAARQVEIVTEQREDGTAVGDGLAQAVERLRAAPQASKVAIVLTDGVSNVGEVAPLAAASLARDASIKVYTVGAGTNGRAPVRVPSRFGGGTELVSMQVQIDEDTLRKIAEATGGRYFRATDLDGLRQVYKEIDRLERTEIDETQGAEPNQLYGYLVALAMLAIAGAVTLRATLLRRLP; encoded by the coding sequence ATGACGCTGTTCGGCATCGAGCTCGCGCACCCCTGGTACCTGCTGGCCGCGCTGGCGATCGCGCCGGTGGTGCTGCTGTCCCGCCACGCCGCCGGGCGCGTCCAGTTCTCGTCGCTGGCGGCGCTGCCCCACGGCGCGACCTGGCGCACCAGCCTGGCGTGGCTGCCCGACGCGCTCTACGGCCTCGCGGTGCTGGCGCTGGCGCTGGCGCTGGCCGGGCCGCAGCGCTACGACGGCCAGCACCGGATCAAGCGGCGCGGCATCGCGGTGATGATGGTCGTCGATCACTCGGGCTCGATGCAGGCGCTCGACCTGTCCGACCAGGACCACGAGCAGACCCGGCTCGACGCGGTCAAGCGGGTGTTCGAGCAGTTCGTGCTCGGCGGCGGCGGCCTCGGCGGCCGGCCCGACGACGCGATCGGGCTGATCGCGTTCGCGCGCTACGCCGACACGCTGTCGCCCCTGACGCTCGATCACGCCAACCTCGCGACCGCCGCGCGCCAGGTCGAGATCGTGACCGAGCAGCGCGAGGACGGCACCGCGGTCGGTGACGGGCTGGCCCAGGCGGTCGAGCGGCTGCGGGCCGCGCCCCAGGCGAGCAAGGTCGCGATCGTCTTGACCGACGGCGTGTCCAACGTCGGCGAGGTCGCGCCGCTGGCGGCCGCCAGCCTGGCGCGCGACGCGAGCATCAAGGTCTACACCGTCGGCGCCGGCACCAACGGCCGGGCGCCGGTGCGGGTGCCGAGCCGGTTCGGCGGCGGCACCGAGCTGGTGTCGATGCAGGTGCAGATCGACGAGGACACGCTGCGCAAGATCGCCGAGGCCACCGGCGGCCGCTACTTCCGGGCCACCGACCTCGACGGCCTGCGCCAGGTCTACAAGGAGATCGACCGGCTCGAGCGGACCGAGATCGACGAGACCCAGGGCGCCGAGCCGAACCAGCTCTACGGCTACCTGGTGGCGCTGGCGATGCTGGCGATCGCCGGCGCGGTCACGCTGCGCGCGACGCTCCTGCGGAGGCTGCCATGA
- a CDS encoding VWA domain-containing protein: protein MIPDWTNAHGGWIHLVWAVAAAVAAWVVLELRGRDALARFLSPVMQARLVVRASMTRTIVRLGLVGVALLACVWALMRPQTRGQDQAVLASQFSADVMIVLDVSRSMLAEDVAPNRLARAKAEISEMVRQLPGHRVGLVAFAGRAALLCPLTPDHSYFNLVLRGVDVNSVARGGTRIGEALRAATAGFPAGAGAKLVVLITDGEDHDSYPLEAAKVAKGEGVRIIAVGLGSETGSPIVLTDPQTGAKTQLSHDGQPVISRLDGDTLRQMATETGGAYVPAGTSALDLESIVRQNVTPILRAEADRMSLRRVHGERFVWPIVLALVALFAAVAVGARARRSS, encoded by the coding sequence ATGATCCCCGACTGGACCAACGCCCACGGCGGCTGGATCCACCTGGTCTGGGCGGTGGCGGCGGCGGTCGCGGCGTGGGTCGTCCTCGAGCTGCGCGGCCGCGACGCGCTGGCGCGGTTCCTGTCGCCGGTCATGCAGGCGCGCCTGGTCGTGCGCGCGTCGATGACCCGCACGATCGTCCGGCTCGGGCTGGTCGGCGTCGCGCTCCTGGCGTGCGTGTGGGCGCTGATGCGGCCGCAGACCCGCGGCCAGGACCAGGCGGTGCTGGCGTCGCAGTTCTCGGCCGACGTGATGATCGTGCTCGACGTGTCGAGGAGCATGCTGGCCGAGGACGTCGCGCCCAACCGGCTGGCCCGCGCCAAGGCCGAGATCAGCGAGATGGTGCGGCAGCTGCCGGGCCACCGGGTCGGGCTGGTGGCGTTCGCCGGCCGCGCCGCGCTCCTGTGCCCGCTGACCCCGGACCACAGCTACTTCAACCTCGTGCTGCGCGGCGTCGACGTCAACAGCGTCGCGCGCGGCGGCACCCGCATCGGCGAGGCGCTGCGCGCGGCCACCGCCGGCTTCCCGGCCGGCGCCGGCGCCAAGCTGGTCGTGCTGATCACCGACGGCGAGGATCACGACAGCTACCCGCTCGAGGCGGCCAAGGTCGCCAAGGGCGAGGGCGTGCGGATCATCGCGGTCGGCCTCGGCAGCGAGACCGGCAGCCCGATCGTGCTGACCGATCCCCAGACCGGCGCCAAGACCCAGCTGAGCCACGACGGCCAGCCGGTGATCTCGCGGCTCGACGGCGACACCCTGCGTCAGATGGCGACCGAGACCGGCGGCGCCTACGTGCCGGCCGGCACCTCAGCCCTCGACCTCGAGTCGATCGTCCGTCAGAACGTGACGCCGATCCTGCGGGCCGAGGCCGATCGCATGTCGCTGCGCCGGGTCCACGGCGAGCGGTTCGTGTGGCCCATCGTGCTGGCGCTGGTCGCGCTGTTCGCGGCGGTCGCGGTCGGCGCGCGCGCCCGGAGGTCGTCGTGA
- a CDS encoding protein kinase, with amino-acid sequence MSGLVGATVAQRYELIEAIGRGGMGDVYRALDRELDEEIALKVVHDALVAVPGVLERFRAEVKLARRVTHKNVARTYELGRADGLTYFTMELVTGESLTERLRPGPLAPPLAIAIAVELCDALAAAHAVGVIHRDLKPDNVMLARDGRVVLTDFGVAALSVGGDASSSGTPRYMAPEQVRGEPPSPLVDVYALGLVLYEMVTGRPGFAGTVATVLDAKQATTPIDLAGVEPSLAAVIARAMAHEPTLRWPGVAALRAALAPERGPGAALPMAPARRGALALPTVLVVPPQARSADAHRVVGFHHELVGRLARRSHLRLLRRPGGEVDGGGARVAVIARDQVVVEIDVGGRVDRLALTIPSEPAALVAGAELASRVIAAVVGAGPERDHGEVPIAAPALEHLWRAQALSRRTEVDRAAAHHEFAAAAALAPGDPRILAGLAMCEVRAAFFRDRPEPEALRVAADHATSAVLAAPQLAEAQIAVGHVRLHQGDPTAAAVHFRAAIARAPYLPEAHEWLGRMLLEAGYLVDGEARVADVLAMAPDLEAPRWDLARAYALEERWPEHDRVVAELAALTGVLPGRFGWQIRLAGWRGDRATIAAIRAEVEAAPLVSMFERTLVTAVCDALLGAPWAPVRDQIVATVAAPDFGSARRRAFIGQIVAEAAGALGDVATAVAMLRLAVEHGLFDRHWLARCPHLDGVRADPAYPALAAQVAARAEAVQDALFGDHGGRAVADTMLNAGATR; translated from the coding sequence GTGTCCGGCCTGGTCGGCGCCACGGTGGCGCAGCGCTACGAGCTGATCGAGGCGATCGGGCGCGGCGGCATGGGCGACGTCTACCGCGCGCTCGATCGCGAGCTCGACGAGGAGATCGCGCTCAAGGTCGTCCACGACGCGCTGGTCGCGGTGCCGGGCGTGCTCGAGCGGTTCCGGGCCGAGGTCAAGCTGGCGCGGCGCGTGACCCACAAGAACGTCGCGCGGACCTACGAGCTCGGGCGCGCCGACGGCCTGACCTACTTCACGATGGAGCTGGTCACCGGCGAGTCGTTGACCGAGCGGCTGCGGCCCGGGCCGCTGGCGCCGCCGCTGGCGATCGCGATCGCGGTCGAGCTGTGCGACGCGCTGGCGGCCGCGCACGCGGTCGGCGTGATCCACCGCGACCTCAAGCCCGACAACGTCATGCTGGCCCGCGACGGCCGGGTCGTGCTGACCGACTTCGGCGTGGCCGCGCTGTCGGTCGGCGGCGACGCCAGCTCGAGCGGCACGCCGCGGTACATGGCGCCCGAGCAGGTGCGCGGCGAGCCGCCGTCGCCGCTGGTCGACGTCTACGCGCTCGGGCTGGTGCTCTACGAGATGGTGACCGGGCGGCCCGGGTTCGCCGGCACGGTCGCGACCGTGCTCGACGCCAAGCAGGCGACGACGCCAATCGATCTCGCCGGGGTCGAGCCGTCGCTGGCCGCGGTCATCGCCCGCGCGATGGCGCACGAGCCGACCCTGCGCTGGCCCGGCGTCGCCGCGCTGCGCGCCGCCCTGGCGCCCGAGCGCGGCCCCGGCGCGGCGCTGCCGATGGCGCCGGCGCGGCGCGGCGCGCTGGCCCTGCCGACGGTGCTGGTCGTGCCGCCCCAGGCGCGCTCGGCCGACGCCCACCGCGTCGTCGGCTTCCACCACGAGCTGGTCGGCCGGCTGGCGCGGCGCAGCCACCTGCGCTTGCTGCGGCGCCCCGGCGGCGAGGTCGACGGCGGCGGCGCGCGGGTCGCGGTGATCGCGCGCGACCAGGTGGTCGTCGAGATCGACGTCGGCGGGCGCGTCGATCGGCTCGCGCTGACCATCCCCAGCGAGCCGGCGGCGCTCGTCGCCGGGGCCGAGCTGGCCAGCCGGGTGATCGCCGCGGTGGTCGGCGCCGGCCCCGAGCGCGATCACGGCGAGGTGCCGATCGCGGCGCCGGCGCTCGAGCACCTGTGGCGCGCACAGGCGCTGTCGCGCCGGACCGAGGTCGATCGCGCCGCCGCCCACCACGAGTTCGCGGCCGCGGCCGCGCTGGCGCCGGGCGATCCGCGGATCCTCGCCGGGCTGGCGATGTGCGAGGTGCGGGCCGCGTTCTTCCGCGATCGGCCCGAGCCCGAGGCGCTGCGGGTCGCGGCCGATCACGCCACGTCGGCGGTGCTGGCGGCGCCGCAGCTGGCCGAGGCCCAGATCGCCGTCGGCCACGTCCGCCTGCACCAGGGCGACCCGACCGCCGCCGCCGTCCACTTCCGCGCGGCGATCGCGCGGGCGCCGTACCTGCCCGAGGCCCACGAGTGGCTCGGCCGGATGCTGCTCGAGGCCGGCTACCTGGTCGACGGCGAGGCCCGGGTCGCCGACGTGCTGGCGATGGCGCCCGATCTCGAGGCGCCGCGCTGGGACCTGGCCCGGGCCTACGCCCTCGAGGAGCGCTGGCCCGAGCACGACCGGGTCGTGGCGGAGCTGGCCGCGCTGACCGGCGTGCTGCCGGGGCGGTTCGGCTGGCAGATCCGCCTGGCCGGCTGGCGCGGCGACCGCGCGACGATCGCCGCGATCCGCGCCGAGGTCGAGGCCGCGCCGCTGGTGTCGATGTTCGAGCGCACGCTCGTGACCGCGGTGTGTGACGCGCTCCTGGGCGCGCCGTGGGCGCCGGTGCGCGATCAGATCGTCGCGACCGTGGCCGCGCCGGATTTCGGCAGCGCCCGGCGGCGCGCGTTCATCGGCCAGATCGTCGCCGAGGCCGCCGGCGCGCTCGGCGACGTCGCCACCGCCGTCGCGATGCTGCGGCTGGCGGTCGAGCACGGGCTGTTCGATCGGCACTGGCTCGCGCGGTGCCCGCACCTCGACGGCGTCCGCGCCGATCCGGCCTACCCGGCGCTCGCGGCCCAGGTCGCGGCGCGGGCCGAGGCGGTCCAGGACGCGCTGTTCGGCGATCACGGCGGCCGCGCGGTCGCCGACACGATGCTCAACGCCGGCGCGACCCGGTAG
- a CDS encoding TonB-dependent receptor plug domain-containing protein, with the protein MRRLSSLIVAAVVAAPALALAAPVRGIVVDEAGAPVAEAVVVVAGVEVATDAAGQFAVDDAGTGPQDVLVVADGFEPLLTRAAPGRAARLVLVRGGLVNDLELVTLEGEAPFVDEPAAYDLDPATVGTVAGAGNDALKAVQSLPGVARIPFGLGGLVLRGQSPRNSSVFLDGIEVPLLYHFGGLASFFPTALLDGLEVMPGTFGARWGRTQGGVVEVRSRAARTDRWRGATEVSLTDAQARGEGPLYGGGLMFGLRRSYIDGILAAAAPDLTLAPRYLDGQLRWDRGSEHARTGRVTAQVFGSDDLLTFANPGDAMDDGTSLNYRSRFVRAAVTWRRVDGPWAATITPSVGADEVSLRIDGQGITRRNIPVALRADLERTWRDGRVAGGLDLVGTRYGYDILNEAPPMPGMPESNQVTQRDGALWAGDLGAWVEGFYRIADGRVGVKPGLRIDRFGLSNQWVADPRLAITHELPGGWTMATAIGRYHQPPAAVDLDPAWGNQDLEASVSTQASFGVTAPLPRASSVAVTAYWEQSRGLAVDAVSSATAQVAGGPQGGGAGAASRELTDEQFGSYSYRENTGRGRGAGLEVMLRKRTGAWAGWVAYTYARAERKGDPRLDPTWRPYVLDQPHVLTAVAAAPVGAWQLGARLRFASGNPITPVAGAYFDVDAQDFRPVDGPILSERLPAFVQLDLRIDRTWKRPWGVTKLFLDVQNVSNRLNPEGVSYNFDYSRRSYTRGLPVFPSLGVEFTP; encoded by the coding sequence GTGCGCCGCCTCTCCTCCCTGATCGTCGCCGCCGTCGTGGCCGCGCCCGCGCTGGCGCTGGCGGCGCCGGTGCGCGGGATCGTGGTCGACGAAGCCGGCGCGCCGGTCGCCGAGGCCGTGGTGGTGGTGGCCGGGGTGGAGGTCGCGACCGATGCCGCCGGCCAGTTCGCGGTCGACGACGCCGGCACCGGCCCCCAGGACGTGCTGGTGGTCGCCGACGGGTTCGAGCCGTTGCTCACCCGCGCCGCGCCCGGCCGCGCGGCCCGGCTGGTGCTGGTGCGCGGCGGCCTGGTCAACGACCTCGAGCTGGTCACGCTCGAGGGCGAGGCGCCGTTCGTCGATGAGCCGGCGGCGTACGATCTCGATCCCGCCACCGTCGGAACGGTGGCCGGCGCCGGCAACGACGCGCTCAAGGCGGTGCAGAGCCTGCCCGGCGTGGCCCGGATCCCGTTCGGGCTCGGCGGCCTGGTGCTGCGCGGCCAGAGCCCGCGCAACTCGAGTGTGTTCCTCGACGGCATCGAGGTGCCGCTGCTCTACCACTTCGGCGGCCTGGCGTCGTTCTTCCCGACCGCGCTGCTCGACGGGCTCGAGGTCATGCCCGGCACGTTCGGCGCGCGCTGGGGGCGGACCCAGGGCGGCGTGGTCGAGGTCCGGTCGCGGGCCGCGCGCACCGATCGCTGGCGCGGTGCCACCGAGGTCAGCCTGACCGACGCCCAGGCCCGCGGCGAGGGCCCGCTCTACGGTGGCGGCCTGATGTTCGGCCTGCGCCGCTCGTACATCGACGGCATCCTGGCCGCGGCCGCGCCCGATCTGACCCTGGCGCCGCGCTACCTCGACGGGCAGCTGCGCTGGGATCGCGGCAGCGAGCACGCGCGCACCGGCCGCGTGACCGCGCAGGTGTTCGGCTCCGATGATCTGCTGACCTTCGCCAACCCCGGCGACGCGATGGACGACGGCACGTCGCTCAACTACCGGTCGCGGTTCGTGCGCGCGGCGGTGACCTGGCGGCGCGTCGACGGCCCGTGGGCGGCCACGATCACGCCGTCGGTCGGCGCCGACGAGGTGTCGCTCCGGATCGACGGGCAGGGCATCACCCGCCGCAACATCCCGGTGGCGCTGCGCGCCGACCTCGAGCGCACCTGGCGCGACGGCCGGGTCGCCGGCGGCCTCGACCTGGTCGGCACCCGCTACGGCTACGACATCCTCAACGAGGCGCCGCCGATGCCGGGCATGCCCGAGTCGAACCAGGTCACCCAGCGCGACGGCGCGCTGTGGGCCGGCGATCTCGGCGCGTGGGTCGAGGGCTTCTACCGGATCGCCGACGGGCGGGTCGGCGTGAAGCCGGGCCTGCGGATCGATCGGTTCGGGCTGTCGAACCAGTGGGTGGCAGATCCGCGCCTGGCGATCACCCACGAGCTGCCGGGCGGCTGGACCATGGCCACCGCGATCGGTCGCTACCACCAGCCGCCGGCCGCGGTCGATCTGGATCCCGCGTGGGGCAACCAGGACCTCGAGGCCTCGGTCAGCACCCAGGCGTCGTTCGGCGTGACCGCGCCGCTGCCGCGGGCGTCGTCGGTGGCGGTGACCGCGTACTGGGAGCAGTCGCGCGGGCTCGCGGTCGACGCGGTGAGCTCCGCCACCGCCCAGGTCGCGGGCGGGCCCCAGGGCGGCGGCGCCGGCGCGGCCAGCCGCGAGCTCACCGACGAGCAGTTCGGCTCGTACAGCTACCGCGAGAACACCGGCCGCGGCCGCGGCGCCGGGCTCGAGGTGATGCTGCGCAAGCGCACCGGCGCCTGGGCCGGCTGGGTCGCGTACACCTACGCTCGGGCTGAGCGCAAAGGCGATCCCCGGCTCGATCCGACGTGGCGGCCGTACGTGCTCGATCAGCCGCACGTGCTGACCGCGGTGGCGGCGGCGCCGGTCGGGGCGTGGCAGCTCGGCGCGCGCCTGCGGTTCGCCAGCGGCAACCCGATCACCCCGGTCGCGGGCGCGTACTTCGACGTCGACGCCCAGGACTTCCGTCCGGTCGACGGGCCGATCCTGTCCGAGCGGCTCCCGGCGTTCGTGCAGCTCGACCTGCGGATCGACCGTACCTGGAAGCGTCCGTGGGGCGTGACCAAGCTCTTCCTCGACGTGCAGAACGTCAGCAACCGGCTGAACCCCGAGGGCGTGTCCTACAACTTCGACTACAGCCGGCGCTCGTACACCCGGGGCCTGCCGGTGTTCCCGTCGCTGGGCGTGGAGTTCACGCCGTGA